The genomic segment GCGTACTGAGAAGCACGGAGGGGAATACAACGTGACCGGGCGGCGGCCGAAGGTGCTTTTCGTCTGCGGATCGCTCAACCAAACGACGCAGATGCACCAGGTGGCCCGGGAGCTGACCGACTGCGATCACGGTTTTACTCCGTATTACTGCGATGGATTCCTCGAATGGTTGCGCCGCATGCGACTTCTCGAGTTCACGATTCTCGGGTTCAAGCTGCGGGCCCGCTGCCTGGACTACCTCGAGCGAAACGAGCTTCCGATCGACTTCGAGGGGCGAGCCGGCGGCTACGACCTCGTTCTGACCTGCTCCGATCTCGTGGTACCCCGGAACGTTCGAGGCAAGCCCGTCGTCCTTGTCCAGGAGGGGATGCTCGACCCCGCGACTCTGGGCTTCCGGCTCTGCAAGCGCTTCTCCTTCCTTCCCCTGTGGCTTGGCGGGACGTCGACCACCGGGCTCTCCGGCCGCTATGAGCGCTTCTGCGTCGCGAGCGATGGGTATCGAGACCTTTTTGTGGCCAACGGGGCGGCCGAGGAGCGCGTCGTGGTCACCGGGATCCCCAACTTTGACGACTGTCGCCGCTATCTCAGGAATCAGTTTCCGCATCGCAACTATGTGCTGGTCTGCTCGTCGGATGCCCGGGAGACTTTCAAGCGGGATGATCGCCGGCAATTCATCGAAGAGTGTCTGTGGGTCGCGAGGGGGCGTCGCCTCATCTTCAAGCTTCACCCCAATGAGGATGCCGGCCGGGCAGCGGCGGAGATCAAGAGATGGGCACCGGAGGCGCTCGTGTACTCCCACGGCAGCGCCGAGGAGATGATCGCCAACTGCGACGTCCTGATCACGCAATATTCATCCACTGTTTTCGTGGGGCTGGCCCTGGGCAAAGAGGTCCACTCATACTTTGACCTAGCAGTACTCCGGCGACTCATGCCCGTCCAGAACGGCCGGGCGGCGCGCAACATTGCCAACGCCTGCCGAGACCTACTCGCCGCCTCGGAGCCGGTCAGGGCAACGTCGGTCGAAGCTTTCGCCGCGGC from the Vicinamibacteria bacterium genome contains:
- a CDS encoding lysylphosphatidylglycerol synthase domain-containing protein, with the translated sequence MIRWTRLWRRVALLAALVLLARIVAQADFSAVPSIAPAALWLILVPYLMCLSFDALGWQRLLAQTGYGVGFGPLLVARLSSEALGQSVPSGTIVSDGLSQHLLTTRSHVSPGAGVSSLLARRVFVGATHGSLLAAGGALALLYTDSSPAVVAMHALALAAGIALVVLSVLLPLALTRGSLGRRVHGFLLAVPYVRLRSWLGVNQHHFLEVDQKLARCFGMPAGELAGTAALFLLARFAEVLETVAILSLLGARVPIVEVICFENLLSLVRALAFFLPGGLGVQDLGYVAVLNGLGVVEATSVGAAFVLVKRIKEIVYIATGYVILALGGRSEKRGSVRTEKHGGEYNVTGRRPKVLFVCGSLNQTTQMHQVARELTDCDHGFTPYYCDGFLEWLRRMRLLEFTILGFKLRARCLDYLERNELPIDFEGRAGGYDLVLTCSDLVVPRNVRGKPVVLVQEGMLDPATLGFRLCKRFSFLPLWLGGTSTTGLSGRYERFCVASDGYRDLFVANGAAEERVVVTGIPNFDDCRRYLRNQFPHRNYVLVCSSDARETFKRDDRRQFIEECLWVARGRRLIFKLHPNEDAGRAAAEIKRWAPEALVYSHGSAEEMIANCDVLITQYSSTVFVGLALGKEVHSYFDLAVLRRLMPVQNGRAARNIANACRDLLAASEPVRATSVEAFAAASMGTGR